TTGCCGATGAGTTTGCCACCATCCTCAGCCGTCAGTTGGACGCCTGAGTTATGGGCGCGGGTGTAATGAAATCAGGCGGAGGCGGCGGCAAACGGCGTCGCCGCAGCCGGCGTGGCAGCCAGCCGATGAGCGAAATCAACGTGACACCGTTTGTGGACGTCATGCTGGTGTTACTCATCATCTTCATGGTGGCAGCGCCGCTCCTGACCGTCGGAGTGCCCGTGGAATTGCCCAAGACAGCGGCGAACCCTTTGCCGGGCGAACAGGAAGAACCCCTGACCGTGACCATCGCCGCAGACCTGTCCATCAGCGTGATGACGACGCAAGTTGCTGCCGACGAGCTCGTGC
This genomic window from Shimia isoporae contains:
- the tolR gene encoding protein TolR, whose product is MGAGVMKSGGGGGKRRRRSRRGSQPMSEINVTPFVDVMLVLLIIFMVAAPLLTVGVPVELPKTAANPLPGEQEEPLTVTIAADLSISVMTTQVAADELVPMLRAVAAERDSDRVYLRADGAIPYEAVVQVMGALNAGGFSNVGLVTDVGGPTLDGQDGQ